DNA from Streptomyces rishiriensis:
CGACGGGGGCCGCGGCCAGTGAGGCGATGGCGTACTCGTCGAGGTCGGAGGTGACGATGATCCGGGTGTCCGTCGCGCCGAGCTCGTCGAGCTGCTGGCGCACCCGGTGGGCCACGAGGAGCAGGTCGCCGGAGTCGATGCGGACCGCGCCGAGCTCGGGCCCGGCGACCTCGACGGCGGTCCGGACGGCCTCGGCGACGTCGTACGTGTCCACGAGCAGGGTGGTGCCGCGGCCGAGCGAGTCGACCTGGGCCCGGAAGGCGTCCCGCTCGCTGTCGTGGAGGAGGGTGAAGGCGTGGGCGCTGGTGCCCACGGTGGGGATGCCGTAGCGGTAGCCGGCGGCGAGGTCGGAGGTGGTGGCGAAGCCGCCGATGTAGGCGGCGCGGGCGGCGGCGACCGCGGCCAGTTCGTGGGTGCGGCGGGCGCCCATCTCGATCAGCGGGCGCCCGCCCGCGGCGGAGGACATCCGGGAGGCGGCGGCCGCGATCGCGGAGTCGTGGTTGAGGATGGAGAGGATCACCGTCTCGAGGAGCACGCACTCGGCGAAGGAGCCCTCGACCCGCATGATCGGCGAGCCCGGGAAGTAGACCTCGCCCTCCGGGTAGCCCCAGATGTCACCCGAGAAGCGGTATCCGGCGAGCCGGTCCAGGGTCTCCTCGTCGACGATGTTCCGCTCGCGCAGGAAGTCGAGGACGTCCTCGTCGAAGTGGAGGTTCTCCACGGCGTCCAGCACCCGCCCGGTGCCCGCGACGACTCCGTAGCGCCGGCCCTCCGGCAGCCGCCGGGTGAAGACCTCGAACACGCTGTGCCGTTCGGCCGTGCCCGCCTTCAGGGCCGCCTGGAGCATCGTCAGCTCGTACTGGTCCGTGAAGAGCGCCGTCGACGGGACGCCCACCCGTCGCCCACCACCGCCCTTCCGAGGAAGCGCTTCGCGCCCTTCTTCTTCTGGCAGCCCAAGGTCCGCTGTGTTCATGGCAACGGATAGTACTCCCTTTTCGTCGGTGTGACGATTTCCCGGAGGCGTGGCAGCATGGGCTTGTGACGTCACCCGCTCCCCTAGAGATCGAACGCACCGAGTCGGCGCAGGAGGTCTTCGCCGTACCCGAGCCGGACGTCCCCTGGGTCACGATCGTCCACAACGACCCGGTCAATCTCATGAGCTACGTGACGTACGTCTTCCAGTCGTACTTCGGGTACACCAAGGACAAGGCCACCAAGCTCATGCTCGACGTCCACCACAAGGGCCGGGCGGTCGTCTCCAGCGGTTCGCGCGAGGAGATGGAGCGCGACGTGCAGGCGATGCACGGATACGGCCTGTGGGCCACCCTCCAGCAGGACCGGAAGTAGCCTCCCCTCCTATGCCTGGACACTTCGAACCGCTCCCCGGCGGCGGCGCGGCCGTCGCGCTCGACGACGTCGAGATCTCCATCATCCGGTCGCTGGCCGTGCAGCTCCTGGAGCTCATCGGCCCCGGCCCCGCCGGGGACGCCCCCGACGACCCGCTCGCCGAGCT
Protein-coding regions in this window:
- the clpS gene encoding ATP-dependent Clp protease adapter ClpS produces the protein MTSPAPLEIERTESAQEVFAVPEPDVPWVTIVHNDPVNLMSYVTYVFQSYFGYTKDKATKLMLDVHHKGRAVVSSGSREEMERDVQAMHGYGLWATLQQDRK
- a CDS encoding nicotinate phosphoribosyltransferase codes for the protein MNTADLGLPEEEGREALPRKGGGGRRVGVPSTALFTDQYELTMLQAALKAGTAERHSVFEVFTRRLPEGRRYGVVAGTGRVLDAVENLHFDEDVLDFLRERNIVDEETLDRLAGYRFSGDIWGYPEGEVYFPGSPIMRVEGSFAECVLLETVILSILNHDSAIAAAASRMSSAAGGRPLIEMGARRTHELAAVAAARAAYIGGFATTSDLAAGYRYGIPTVGTSAHAFTLLHDSERDAFRAQVDSLGRGTTLLVDTYDVAEAVRTAVEVAGPELGAVRIDSGDLLLVAHRVRQQLDELGATDTRIIVTSDLDEYAIASLAAAPVDAYGVGTQLVTGSGHPTGSMVYKLVARTGSADPHAPLVPVAKKSSGGKTSMGGRKWAARRPDADGVAEAEVVGTGPVPAELAGHQLLVELVKGGEVVGREPLDAVRDRHTAARAGLPLSATQLSRGEPVIPTEYVRGPSGN